The genomic region CATCCGCGAGAAGGTGAACGCGCACGGATTTCTCCAGGTGGACGGCCTGGACATTCATTTGACCGTGTCGGTCGGCGTCGCGACGCTGCCCGACGTCGCGGCGTCGGCCGAGGGCCTGATCCAGGCGGCCGACCAGGCGATGTACTACGTCAAGGAACACGGTAAGAACGGCATCTACATCGCGGGCAGCGGAAGCGAGGAACGGATTTGAGTTTACGGTCACTGTTCTCACTGTTCTCGAGCGATCTCGCGATCGATCTCGGCACGGCGAACACCTGCGTCTATGCGCGCGGGAAGGGGATCGTCGTCAACGAGCCGTCGATCGTGGCGATCAACAAGGTCAACGGCCGGATCGAGGCCGTTGGCAAGGACGCCAAGGAGATGCTCGGGCGCACGCCCGGCAACATCGTCGCCATCAAGCCGATGAAGGACGGAGTCATCGCCGACTTCGAGGTGACCGAGAAGATGCTCACCTACTTCATCAAGAAGGCGCACAACCGCAACGTCTGGGTGCGTCCGCGCATCGTCATCGGCGTGCCGAGCGAGATCACGCAGGTCGAGAAGCGGGCGGTGAAAGACAGCGCCTACCGCGCCAAGGCCAGCGAGGTCTACCTGGTGGAAGAGGCGATGGCGGCGGCGATCGGCGCCGGCATGCCGATCACCGAGCCGTCGGGCAACATGATCGTCGACATCGGCGGCGGCACCACCGACATCGCGGTGATCTCGCTCGCCGGCATCGTCTACAGCAAGGCGGTGCGGGTCGCGGGCAACGAGATGGACGACGCGATCATCCAGTACATCAAGAAAACCTACAACCTGCTGATCGGCGAGCGCACCGCCGAGGCGATCAAGATAGAGGTTGGCTCGGCCTACCCGCTCGAAGAGCGGATCACCATGGAGATCAAGGGGCGCCACCTGATCGAGGGCGTTCCCAAGACGATCACCATCACCGACGAGGAGATTCGCGAGGCGCTGGCCGAGACGGTCAACGTCATCGTCGACGCGGTGCGCGTGGCGCTGGAGCGGACGCCGCCGGAGCTGTCGGCCGACATCGTCGATCGCGGCATCGTGCTGACCGGCGGCGGCTCGATGCTGAAGAACCTCGACAAGCGGCTGCGCGAGGAGACCGGACTGCCGCTGGCGATGGCCGAGGATCCGCTGTCCTCGGTGGTGCTGGGAGCGGGACGGATGCTCTCCGACTTCAACCTGCTGCGCAAGATCTCGATTGACTGAGATGGGCGGCTGCGGCCCGCGCGAGGCGGCGGAGTGAACGGCGCCGCAGGCGCGGCCAGCGCGGCGCGAGCGGGGGTGGGGCTCCGCGAGCACCAATGTTAGACATCCGGAAGCGCACCGGCTACGTGTTCCTCGGTCTGATGATCGGGCAGGTGCTCCTCGTGTCGTGGCAGGTACAGACGCGGACCGGGACGCGGGTGCTGCAGGCAGTGACGTTCGAAGTCTTCTCGCGGGTACAGTATGCGGCGGCGTCGGTGGTCAACGGCACCCGCTCGAGTTGGGTGCGCTACGTCGCGCTGCGCGGGGCGCGCGTCGAGAACGAGGAGTTGAAGCGGCGCCTGGCGGCGCTCGAGGTGCAGTTGCAGCAGGAGCACGCCATGGCGGCGCGCTCGTCGCAGCTGGCCGCGCTCGTGGACCTGACGTCGAAGGCCGGGTTTCCGACGCTGGCGGCAGAAGTGATCGCCGGCAACCCCGATCCGGTGACCCAGTCGGTGACGATCGACCGCGGCAGCGCCGACGGGGTGGTCGCCGACATGGCGGTGATCGCCCCGGCCGGCATCGTCGGGCGGGTGCTCGGCCCGGTGGCGCGGCGCGCGGCGCGCGTGCAGCTCATCATCGATCGCAACGCGGCGCTCGGCGGCGTCACCGAGCGGATGCGCGCCGGCGGCATGGTGGTCGGAACCGAAGCCGATCCGCCGCTGCGGATGGAGCTGGTGTCGAATCTCAACGACGTGAAGCCGGGCGACGTCGTGGTGGCCTCGGGCGTCGACGGCATCTATCCGAAGGGCTATCCGATCGGCCGGGTGGAGTCGGCCAGCAGCCGCAGCGGCGGCCTCTACCAGGCGATCCTGGTGCGGCCGGCCGTCGATTTTTCTGGCCTGGGGGAGGTGCTCGTCGTGCTCGTCCCGCCGAGGGCGGCGACCCGCGACGAGGACGTGAAGTGAAGGCGGTCGTCGTGGTCCTCGCGCTGGCGGCGGCGCTGCTGGTGCAGTCGGTGCTCGCCGGGCTGTTCGTCGGCGCGACGGTCGCGGTGAACCTGGTGCTGGTCGCGGTCGTCTACGTGGCGCTCCTGTATGGCGCACTGACCGGTGTCCTGGCGGGCACGGTGGGCGGCATCGTCCAGGACGCGCTCGGCGGTGGCATCGTCGGCATCGGCGGGCTGACCAAGACGTTGATCGGGTTCGTCGTCGGCGTGTTGAGCGCGCAGTTCAACCTGTCGTCGACGGTGCCGCGGCTGGTGATGTTCGCCGCCGCGACCTTCGTGCACGAGGTGGTGTTCCGGGGGCTGCAGGCCATCGCGGTCGGCCGCCCGTTCGCGCTGAAGGGCTCGGCGCTCCTCGTGCAGGCGCTCGCCAACAGCCTCGTCGGTGTGGCGGCGTTTCTCCTCGTCGAGCAGGGGCCAGGGGCGATCCAGCGGAGACAGATGCGGCGGGCCTCGCTCGCCAAGCGGCGGTTCTAGCGAAAGCGCAGTCGGGCAGGGACAAGGCATGAGCACGAATTTGATCCCGGATGATCGCCGCAGTCTGACGGTGCGGCTCTCGGTGGTACAGTACTTGGTGGCGGCAATCTTCGTGGTGCTCGCGGTGGGATTCTGGATCTTCCAGATCGCGCAGCACGAGAAATTCCGCGAGATGGCCGAGAACAATCAGCTGCGGCGGCTGCCGCTGCCGGCGCCGCGCGGCGTGCTGCTCGACCGCAACGGCAAGGTGCTGGTCGAAAACCAGGACACGCTCAACATCGCGATCGTCCGCGAGCAGACCAAGAGCGTCGGCGACGTGCTGCACGTGCTGGCCGCCGCGACCGGCGCCGACGAAGCGCAGCTGCGCGACACGGTCAACCGCCGCCGTCGCGAACCGTCCTACCGCCCGATCGTCCTGATTGAAAACGCCACCCAGGAGCAGTACATCGCGGCGTGGGCGAGGCGCCTCGAGCTGCCCGGGATCATCGTCGAGGAAGTGCCGGCGCGGCGCTACCCGGCGCAGGAGATGGCGGCGCATCTCTTCGGGTATGTCGGTGAAGTCACGATCGCGCAACTGCAGCGCCCCGACTACGACGGCGTCGAACCGGGCACCATTGTCGGGCAGGCCGGCGTCGAACTCGCCTACAACAAGATGCTGATGGGGAGCGACGGCGCCAAGACGGTCGTCGTCAACAGCGTCGGCCGCGAGATCAAACAGCTCGACATGCAGTTGCCGACGACCGGCCGGCCGCTGCAGTTGACGATCGACGAGGACCTGCAGAAGGCGACGGAGGACGGCTTTACCGCGGCAGGTTTCAACGGCGCAGCGGTTGTCCTCGATCCGAGTAACGGCGAGGTACTGGCGTTCACCAGCCGTCCGGCTTACGACCCCAATGCATTTGCGGCCGGGATCAAGCCTGCCGCATGGAATGCGCTCAACGCGGACGCCTTGAAGCCGCTGCAGAACCGCGCGTTGCAGGGACGGTATTCACCGGGTTCGACGTTCAAGATGGCGGTGGCGCTTGCCGGACTGGAAGAAGGCATCATCACCCCCGACTTCAAGGTGCACTGCGCAGGGAGCGCGACCTTCTATGGACGGCCGTTCGCGTGCTGGGCGAAGAAAAAAGGCGGCCACGGCACGATCGATCTGCGCCACGCAATCGAGCAGTCGTGTGACGTGTATTTCTACACGGTGGCGAACATGCTCGGCATTGACAAGATCAACAAGTGGGCGACGCTGCTTGGCCTCGGAGTCAAGTCCAACATCGACCTGCCCAACGAACTGACCGGCCTGGTGCCGTCGAGCAAGTGGAAGCTGGAGACGAAGCACGAAAAATGGTACGCCGGCGAGACGATCTCGGTCGGGATCGGACAAGGCCAGGTGTCGGTGACTCCGGTGTCGATGGCGGTCTATATGGCGACGCTGGCCAACGGCGGCACGCGGGTGACGCCGCATCTGCTGAAAGCGGTGAGCGACGGCGTCGGCTGGAAGCCGATCGACCCGCCAGCGCCGCAGTCACGGGTGACGATCGATCCCGACAAGCTGCAGGCGATCCGCGACGGACTGTGGATGGTCGTCAACGCCGCGGGCACGGGCGGCACGGCGCGGATCCAGGGACACGATGTGTCCGGCAAGACCGGTAGCGCGCAGGTGATCTCGAACCAGGGGCGGGTCGCGGCGCAGCGCGCCGGCAAAGGCGGCGACCTGCGCGACAACGGCTGGTTCGTCTTCTTCGCGCCGCGCGACAATCCGACGATTGCCGGCGTCGTCTTCCTCGAGCACGGCATCCATGGCGGCAACGCGGCACGCGTCGCGCACCACATCCTGGCGACCTACTTTGCCAAGCTCGACGCCAAACCGCTGCCGCCGCCTCCGACCCACGAGGATCTGCATCTCGATTATTCGGATCCCTACGCCAAGGGCGGCCCGGTCGGGTCCGGAGGCGGGCACTAGGCCATGTTCGAACGCCGTCTCTATTTCCACGTCGACTGGCTGCTGCTCGGCGCTGTGCTGCTGCTCGCCGTCTTTGGCGTGGCAATGATCTACAGCACCACTTACGTAATCGCGCCGACCGGCGACCACATGGGCAAGGAAGTAATGCCGCAGGTCTACGCGCTGGTCATCGGGCTGGTGGCGCTGCTGGTGTTCCTCGCGATCGACTACCGGTTGCTGGCCGAGTACTCGCTGCTCATCTTCGGCCTGCTGCTCCTGCTGCTGGTGTTCGTGCTCTTCAAGGGGCAGACGCAGATGGGGGCGCAGCGCTGGATTCCAATCGGGCCGTTCCACCTGCAGCC from Vicinamibacterales bacterium harbors:
- a CDS encoding rod shape-determining protein, producing MSLRSLFSLFSSDLAIDLGTANTCVYARGKGIVVNEPSIVAINKVNGRIEAVGKDAKEMLGRTPGNIVAIKPMKDGVIADFEVTEKMLTYFIKKAHNRNVWVRPRIVIGVPSEITQVEKRAVKDSAYRAKASEVYLVEEAMAAAIGAGMPITEPSGNMIVDIGGGTTDIAVISLAGIVYSKAVRVAGNEMDDAIIQYIKKTYNLLIGERTAEAIKIEVGSAYPLEERITMEIKGRHLIEGVPKTITITDEEIREALAETVNVIVDAVRVALERTPPELSADIVDRGIVLTGGGSMLKNLDKRLREETGLPLAMAEDPLSSVVLGAGRMLSDFNLLRKISID
- the mreC gene encoding rod shape-determining protein MreC, whose protein sequence is MLDIRKRTGYVFLGLMIGQVLLVSWQVQTRTGTRVLQAVTFEVFSRVQYAAASVVNGTRSSWVRYVALRGARVENEELKRRLAALEVQLQQEHAMAARSSQLAALVDLTSKAGFPTLAAEVIAGNPDPVTQSVTIDRGSADGVVADMAVIAPAGIVGRVLGPVARRAARVQLIIDRNAALGGVTERMRAGGMVVGTEADPPLRMELVSNLNDVKPGDVVVASGVDGIYPKGYPIGRVESASSRSGGLYQAILVRPAVDFSGLGEVLVVLVPPRAATRDEDVK
- the mreD gene encoding rod shape-determining protein MreD gives rise to the protein MKAVVVVLALAAALLVQSVLAGLFVGATVAVNLVLVAVVYVALLYGALTGVLAGTVGGIVQDALGGGIVGIGGLTKTLIGFVVGVLSAQFNLSSTVPRLVMFAAATFVHEVVFRGLQAIAVGRPFALKGSALLVQALANSLVGVAAFLLVEQGPGAIQRRQMRRASLAKRRF
- the mrdA gene encoding penicillin-binding protein 2 — translated: MSTNLIPDDRRSLTVRLSVVQYLVAAIFVVLAVGFWIFQIAQHEKFREMAENNQLRRLPLPAPRGVLLDRNGKVLVENQDTLNIAIVREQTKSVGDVLHVLAAATGADEAQLRDTVNRRRREPSYRPIVLIENATQEQYIAAWARRLELPGIIVEEVPARRYPAQEMAAHLFGYVGEVTIAQLQRPDYDGVEPGTIVGQAGVELAYNKMLMGSDGAKTVVVNSVGREIKQLDMQLPTTGRPLQLTIDEDLQKATEDGFTAAGFNGAAVVLDPSNGEVLAFTSRPAYDPNAFAAGIKPAAWNALNADALKPLQNRALQGRYSPGSTFKMAVALAGLEEGIITPDFKVHCAGSATFYGRPFACWAKKKGGHGTIDLRHAIEQSCDVYFYTVANMLGIDKINKWATLLGLGVKSNIDLPNELTGLVPSSKWKLETKHEKWYAGETISVGIGQGQVSVTPVSMAVYMATLANGGTRVTPHLLKAVSDGVGWKPIDPPAPQSRVTIDPDKLQAIRDGLWMVVNAAGTGGTARIQGHDVSGKTGSAQVISNQGRVAAQRAGKGGDLRDNGWFVFFAPRDNPTIAGVVFLEHGIHGGNAARVAHHILATYFAKLDAKPLPPPPTHEDLHLDYSDPYAKGGPVGSGGGH